From Streptomyces sp. SCSIO 75703:
ACCTCTTCCTGATCGCCACGCCGTTCGCGCTGCTCGCGCTCGTCGCCGTGGTGTTCCTCAAGGAGAAGCCGCTGAAGACCACCAGCGGCATGGAACGCCTCGCCGAGGAGTCGGCCGCCGCGCAGGTGGCCGACGGCGCCGGCCCGGCCGCCGGCCGGGACTCGGTGGCACCGGTCGCCTGACGGCGCCACGGCGTCCCACGGCGTGGTCACAAGGGGCCGCCCCCCGTTTCGGGGGCGGTCCCTTCGCCGTGTCCGCGTCCTCGCGGCCCGCCGCTTGGTTGCGGCCGGCGGGAGCGGACGGCAGGCTCTTCGGTGTGGCCACTTTGCTGATCGTGCATCACACCCCGTCCCCGAACTGCCAGGCGCTGCTCGAAGCCGTCGTGGACGGGGCCACCACGCCCGAGATCGAGGGCGTACGGGTGGTGCGGCGGGCGGCGCTCGCCGCGACCGCCGTCGACGTGCTGGAGGCCGACGGCTACCTCCTCGGCACCCCCGCCAACCTGGGCTACATGTCCGGCGCCCTCAAGCACTTCTTCGACCAGGTCTACTACCCGTGTCTGGACGAGACGCGCGGGCGGCCCTTCGGCTCCTGGGTGCACGGGGGCAACGACACGACCGGCGCGCTGCGGGCCGTGGAGACGGTCACCACCGGGCTCGGCTGGCAGCGGGCGGCCCCCGCGGTGAGCGTCACCGGGGAGCCCGCCAAGGCGGACCTGGAGGCGTGCTGGGAGCTGGGGGCGACCCTCGCGGCCGGGCTGACGGCGTGACCGGCGGCGCCGCACCGGAGCCGTACGGCACCCCGGAGCGAACTTCTACAGTGTTGTAGATTGTGAAGGGGTCCGCGAGGGGCGGGCCCGCAGCGCAGTCCCGACGAAGGAGTACGCAGTGGGAGTTTCCCTGTCCAAGGGCGGCAACGTCTCGCTCAGCAAGGCGGCGCCCGGTCTGACCGCGGTGCTGATCGGCCTCGGCTGGGACGTGCGCACCACCACCGGCACCGACTACGACCTGGACGCCTCCGCGCTGCTCCTGAACGCCGGCGGCAAGGTGCCCGGCGACAGCCACTTCGTCTTCTACAACAACCTCACCAGCCCGGACGGCTCGGTCCACCACACCGGTGACAACCTCACCGGCGAGGGCGAGGGTGACGACGAGTCCATCAAGGTCGACCTGTCCGCCGTCCCCGCCGACATCGACAAGATCGTCTTCCCGGTGTCGATCCACGACGCGGAGAACCGGGGCCAGAGCTTCGGCCAGGTCCGCAACGCCTTCATCCGGGTCGTCAACCAGGCGGACAACCAGGAGATCGCCCGCTACGACCTCTCCGAGGACGCGGCCACCGAGACCGCCATGATCTTCGGCGAGCTGTACCGGCACGGCGCCGAGTGGAAGTTCCGCGCGGTCGGCCAGGGGTACGCCTCCGGCCTCGCCGGGATCGCCGCCGAGTTCGGCGTCAACGTCTGAGCGGCGCTTCGCGCACGCGAACGGGCGGGCGGGAACCTCGGGTTCCCGCCCGCCCGTCGTCGTACCGGTACCGGGCCACGCGCCGGCCTCAGCCGGCCTGCCGCCTGGTGCGGATCAGCAGCGCGCATCCGGCGGCGAAGAGGACGCCGCCCGCCGCCGCGGGCCACAGGCCGAGGCCCGCGCCGGTCTCGGCGAGGCCGCCCCGCGCGCCCTGTGCCCGGGGCGCCGTGCCGGCGGCGACGGCGCCCGGGGCGGTGCGGTCCGCCTCGGGCGTGGCGACGGCGCTGCCGACGGCGCCGGAGGCGTCCGGCGCCGTGGTGGCGGCGCGGGGCTCGGCCTCCGGGGAGACGGGGGCACCGTCCCGGCCGGCGGGTGCGGTGGCCTCGGCGTCCCGCTTCCCGCCGTCCCGGTCCTGTTCGGCGGGTGCGGAGGCGGCGTCGGAGGGCGCGGCCGTGGCGTCGCCACCCGGGTCCTTGCCGTCCTGGCCCTTGCCGTCCTGGCCCTTGCCGTCCTTGCCGTCCTCGCCGCCGTCGGCCGGGGGCGGGGTGGTCCCGGGCCGCTCGGTCGGCTGCTCCTTCGGGCCCCCGTCACCGCCCTGGCCCGGCTCCCCGGCGGGCGGGGCGCCGGCGCCGCAGGTGCGGCCGCTGTTGATGCAGTCGACCACCTCGCGCATCAGACCCTCGTCGAAGAGGTTGATGAAGTCGCCGTGGTCGGTGACCGGCTTGTGGAGCTGCTCGGGGAAGGAGTCCACCGCGAACAGCGGCGTGGTCTTGCCCCCGTCGGCCAGGCTCGGCGCGTCGACGTCGTAGACGATGCGCTGCACGAGGCGCGGGATGGGCTGGAAGCCGTCGGGACAGGTGCCGTCGGCGCCGGGGAAGGCCACGTGGGTGCGGTGGTTGGCGCTGTCGGTGTTCCGGCCGTCCCAGCAGCTCTGGAACGTGAAGGTGCGCACCACGTCGCTGCCCCGCGGGCAGAGCGGATACCGGTCCGCGAGCCGGCGGTCCTCCAGGCCGGTGCAGCTCCAGGAGGCGTTGGCGTTGGTGTCGCCGTTGACGAACGCCTTGGCGTCGCCGGTGATGATGCGCAGCAGCCGGGGCATCTCGGTGACCTTGCCGCGCTCGTTGCCGACGAAGGTCAGGGTGACCTCCTTGGCGGTGACGATCCGGCCGGCGTTGCCCTCGATGCCGCCGCCGGGGGATGCGGCGTCCCGCTCGGTGGTGCCGTCCTGCAGGCGCAGCACGGGCCAGTAGTAGGAGGACTTGTCGCCCTGGTCGGCGCAGCTCGTGGCGGCGGCGGCCAGGTCGTCGTCGCCGGCGAAGGCGTTGTTGGCCTGGTTGCCGATGTAGTCGTGGAAGTGGTGGGCACCGTTGCCGACACCGGGGGCGACGATGATGTTGTCCGAGTTGTAGAGCCCCTCGGCGTTGACGCCGCAACTGCCGGCGAAGGTGCCGCGCGAGGCGTTCTCGCCCGGGGCCGCCTTGACGGTGGGCTCGACGGACATGATGTCGGCGAAGTCGGCGGCGACCGGGCCGTTGCCCGCCTGGCCGCCGTTGCCGGGCTCCTGCGGGGCGCCCTCGCCCTGTCCGGCACCGTCCTGGCCGGCGTCCCGGCCGCCGTCCGCGCCGTCGCTCGCCGCCGGGGTGACCTCGGTGCGCAGCAGGGTGCACCGCGCCAGTGCCTCCAGCCCCTCGGGACGTTCCCCGGCCGCGTCCATGGCGGCGGTGACACGTGCGATGGCGGCGGTGCGCTCCTCGTTCAGCGGGCCGAGCACGGCGGCCTCGTCGAGGGTGCCGTCGTCCGCGGTGCGGGCGGCTTCCTGCAGCCCTCGGTAGGCGGCGGCGATCTGCTCGTCCATGCGGGCGAGTTCGGTGTCCACGTCGGCCCTGGCCCCGTCGGGCACCGTCGTCAGCCGCTCGCCGAGGTCGGGGCAGTCGACGGTGGCGGCGATGCCGGAACCGCCCAGGGGTACGGCCGCGTTCGAGGTCTCGGTCGCGGAGGCGATGACGTTCGCGGCGACCAGGCCGCCGCCTCCCAGGATGAGGGCGAACGCTCCGAAGGTCGCGCGCCGCGCCCCGGTCGGGCGTCTGCGCCGGTTGTGTCCCAAGGCGTGCTCCTACGTCGTGACGGACTCGGGGCACGGAATGCCCCCGGCTCCATACGGGCGCGGCGGCGTGTGTGTTCAACAGGCCCGGGAACTCCCCTCGTTCACTTTGGCCCAGGGTCCGGCCGCGGGCCCCGGTCCGTCGTCACCACGCCCCGGACGCCGCCCGCGCCGTGCTCGGCGGCCCGGCGCCGGAGGACTTCCGCCCGAGTCGCGGCCTGGCCCCGCTCCCGGCGCTGGGCGGCCTCTCCGCACCACGCGCCCGGTCGCTGCCGGCAGGTGCCGGCTGGTCGCCGACCGGGGCCGCCCGCCGCCGACGGCCGACGCGGCGGCGCCCCGGCAGCGTGCGGTGGTGCACGGCGGGCAGCGTCCGCGGCCCTGTCGCCGACGCCTGCGGGGACCGGGGCGCCGAGGCGTCCGCCGCCGCGGCGGCCGACACCCTCTCCCGGCCGAGGCCGCGCCGGTCGGCGAGCAGGCCCTCGCCGTGAGCCCGCTGACC
This genomic window contains:
- a CDS encoding NAD(P)H-dependent oxidoreductase — its product is MATLLIVHHTPSPNCQALLEAVVDGATTPEIEGVRVVRRAALAATAVDVLEADGYLLGTPANLGYMSGALKHFFDQVYYPCLDETRGRPFGSWVHGGNDTTGALRAVETVTTGLGWQRAAPAVSVTGEPAKADLEACWELGATLAAGLTA
- a CDS encoding TerD family protein, coding for MGVSLSKGGNVSLSKAAPGLTAVLIGLGWDVRTTTGTDYDLDASALLLNAGGKVPGDSHFVFYNNLTSPDGSVHHTGDNLTGEGEGDDESIKVDLSAVPADIDKIVFPVSIHDAENRGQSFGQVRNAFIRVVNQADNQEIARYDLSEDAATETAMIFGELYRHGAEWKFRAVGQGYASGLAGIAAEFGVNV
- a CDS encoding DUF1996 domain-containing protein, with product MGHNRRRRPTGARRATFGAFALILGGGGLVAANVIASATETSNAAVPLGGSGIAATVDCPDLGERLTTVPDGARADVDTELARMDEQIAAAYRGLQEAARTADDGTLDEAAVLGPLNEERTAAIARVTAAMDAAGERPEGLEALARCTLLRTEVTPAASDGADGGRDAGQDGAGQGEGAPQEPGNGGQAGNGPVAADFADIMSVEPTVKAAPGENASRGTFAGSCGVNAEGLYNSDNIIVAPGVGNGAHHFHDYIGNQANNAFAGDDDLAAAATSCADQGDKSSYYWPVLRLQDGTTERDAASPGGGIEGNAGRIVTAKEVTLTFVGNERGKVTEMPRLLRIITGDAKAFVNGDTNANASWSCTGLEDRRLADRYPLCPRGSDVVRTFTFQSCWDGRNTDSANHRTHVAFPGADGTCPDGFQPIPRLVQRIVYDVDAPSLADGGKTTPLFAVDSFPEQLHKPVTDHGDFINLFDEGLMREVVDCINSGRTCGAGAPPAGEPGQGGDGGPKEQPTERPGTTPPPADGGEDGKDGKGQDGKGQDGKDPGGDATAAPSDAASAPAEQDRDGGKRDAEATAPAGRDGAPVSPEAEPRAATTAPDASGAVGSAVATPEADRTAPGAVAAGTAPRAQGARGGLAETGAGLGLWPAAAGGVLFAAGCALLIRTRRQAG